In Deltaproteobacteria bacterium, the genomic stretch GCCTACGAGAAGCGTCTCATAGAGATGAACGTGCGTGACGCCCTGACCGGGGCCTACAACAGGAGGTTCCTGGAGACGAAGCTCGAGGAGGAGTTCGAACGCACGAGCCGCTACCAGCGCCCCTTCAGCATCATACTCTTCGACATCGACTTCTTCAAGTCCGTAAACGACGAATACGGCCACGTCTGCGGCGACGTGGTGCTCAAGACCCTGGTCTCGACGGTGGCCTCCATGATAAGGAAGACCGACTTCCTGGCCCGTTACGGCGGCGAGGAGTTCTGCTGCCTGTTGCCGGAGACCCCCTTCGAGTCGGCCAGGGTCCTGGCCGACCGCATCAGAAAGCGCGTCGAGGAGATGGAGATCATCTACGAGGGAAAGCCCGTGAAGGTGACCATAAGCCTCGGCGTCACCGCCATGAGCGAGAAGGCGGAAAGCCCCCGCGCCATGCTCCTCAAGGCCGACGAAGCGCTCTACGAGGCCAAGAGACTCGGCAGGAACAGACAGCAGGCGTCCCTTTGAACAGAACCGGCGCCTGCCGAAGCCTGCAGGGCCACTATGTGAAATTTTTTTGACAACCCGGTGTGCGTG encodes the following:
- a CDS encoding sensor domain-containing diguanylate cyclase, whose protein sequence is MIFSQIFDMVDIGLVVIDAELKVLHWNRWMELRSGIAADRIRGASIVESFPELNTPRFLRSCKSVLSFGNFCFFSQKLHGYLFPFKPVSAFESDFDHMQQSCTMGPLRDEDGSVAYLYIAVHDVTEIVAYEKRLIEMNVRDALTGAYNRRFLETKLEEEFERTSRYQRPFSIILFDIDFFKSVNDEYGHVCGDVVLKTLVSTVASMIRKTDFLARYGGEEFCCLLPETPFESARVLADRIRKRVEEMEIIYEGKPVKVTISLGVTAMSEKAESPRAMLLKADEALYEAKRLGRNRQQASL